The following are encoded in a window of Sutcliffiella horikoshii genomic DNA:
- a CDS encoding 3-hydroxyanthranilate 3,4-dioxygenase: MALKTRSMNIMKVIEDNKHLLKPPVNNKVLWEDSEFIAMLLGGPNRRRDFHVDPSDEFFYQVKGDCYVECINENGEREVVTVKEGEMFMLPANVPHSPHRVADTYGIVLERKRDKGELEDFVWFCDNCNEEMHRVTVQLTNIETQVKGAIEEFNGSEELRTCDHCGHVMPEEVDVWKCE, encoded by the coding sequence ATGGCATTGAAAACGAGATCTATGAACATTATGAAAGTGATTGAGGACAATAAACATCTATTGAAGCCTCCGGTTAATAATAAAGTTCTTTGGGAGGATTCTGAATTTATCGCGATGCTGCTTGGCGGGCCGAATAGAAGAAGGGACTTTCATGTTGATCCATCAGACGAGTTCTTTTATCAGGTGAAGGGTGACTGTTATGTGGAATGTATCAATGAAAATGGAGAGCGTGAAGTAGTAACGGTTAAAGAAGGGGAAATGTTTATGCTGCCTGCAAATGTTCCCCATTCCCCTCACCGTGTGGCGGATACGTATGGCATTGTTTTGGAAAGAAAGAGGGACAAAGGGGAGCTTGAGGACTTTGTTTGGTTCTGTGACAACTGTAATGAGGAAATGCACAGGGTGACGGTTCAATTGACTAATATTGAAACGCAGGTAAAAGGAGCGATAGAGGAGTTCAATGGAAGCGAAGAACTGCGCACTTGTGACCATTGCGGCCATGTAATGCCAGAGGAAGTAGATGTGTGGAAATGCGAATAG
- a CDS encoding L,D-transpeptidase yields MFSLIFALVTSPLWPLGPNPLPGDPYIIVNKQTNQLAYFQGEELKEVHTVATGKSKELTPEGEFTITVKAINPYYRKKDIAGGDPKNPLGTRWIGFDAEDTDGRTYGVHGTNNPYSIGGYVTQGCIRLENKNVEALFDRVPVGTKIWIVKTGKTFEELGREKGVLK; encoded by the coding sequence ATTTTTTCCTTGATCTTTGCATTGGTGACATCACCACTTTGGCCGCTTGGACCAAATCCGCTTCCAGGCGATCCATATATTATCGTGAATAAACAGACAAATCAACTTGCCTACTTTCAAGGAGAAGAATTGAAAGAGGTGCATACGGTAGCCACTGGAAAGTCTAAAGAACTTACACCTGAGGGTGAATTCACGATCACCGTAAAAGCAATTAACCCATACTATCGCAAAAAAGATATCGCTGGGGGCGATCCAAAAAATCCGCTTGGAACAAGGTGGATTGGATTTGACGCTGAAGATACCGATGGCAGGACCTATGGTGTTCACGGGACAAACAATCCCTATTCCATCGGGGGATATGTGACACAAGGTTGCATTCGTTTGGAAAATAAGAATGTGGAAGCATTATTCGACAGAGTGCCTGTGGGGACAAAAATATGGATTGTGAAGACAGGTAAAACCTTTGAGGAGCTTGGGAGAGAGAAAGGTGTTTTGAAGTGA
- a CDS encoding amidohydrolase family protein, whose product MRIDFHTHIIPKEFPDFAEKYGGDRWPTLDQTCTCGANIMVAGKVFREVTDQVWCPHKRIQDMDREGVDIQVLSPIPVTFSYWADKEAALEMAQLQNNFIADTFKEYPNRFIGLGTVPLQDTVVAIQEMDRCMHDLKLAGIEIGTNVNGENLDSPHLTEFFKMAEEWNVPLFIHPWETMAKDRTPRHNFMYTIGMPSETALAAASLIWSGVMEKFPNLKICFAHGGGSFPYILPRLDKGWEVWPHLRLTTHPPSHYAKKFYFDSLNYDALTMKYLIERFGIDKVIMGSDYPFLLREIAPGKVVDEIEDLSDSDKKLLLGKNALEFLNIKETDYGTKADDSRGKAETIRS is encoded by the coding sequence ATGCGAATAGATTTTCATACTCACATCATTCCAAAGGAGTTTCCGGACTTTGCAGAAAAATATGGCGGAGACCGCTGGCCAACGCTAGATCAGACTTGTACATGTGGCGCAAACATAATGGTTGCAGGAAAGGTCTTTCGGGAAGTGACCGACCAAGTTTGGTGTCCGCATAAGCGTATTCAGGACATGGACAGAGAGGGTGTGGACATACAGGTACTATCCCCAATTCCTGTGACATTTTCTTACTGGGCGGACAAAGAGGCTGCACTAGAAATGGCGCAGCTTCAAAATAATTTTATCGCGGATACGTTTAAAGAATATCCTAACCGATTTATTGGTCTAGGAACCGTACCTCTTCAAGATACGGTTGTTGCCATTCAGGAAATGGATCGGTGTATGCATGATCTTAAGCTTGCCGGAATAGAAATCGGAACTAATGTAAATGGGGAAAATCTTGATTCGCCTCATTTAACAGAGTTCTTTAAGATGGCTGAAGAGTGGAATGTACCTCTCTTTATTCATCCTTGGGAAACGATGGCGAAAGACCGTACCCCAAGACACAATTTTATGTACACGATCGGAATGCCAAGCGAGACAGCTCTTGCAGCCGCAAGTTTGATTTGGAGTGGGGTAATGGAAAAGTTTCCGAACCTTAAAATCTGTTTTGCCCATGGCGGAGGCTCGTTTCCTTATATTTTACCGCGCTTGGACAAGGGGTGGGAAGTATGGCCGCATCTTCGGCTTACAACACATCCTCCTAGTCATTATGCTAAGAAGTTCTATTTTGACTCCTTGAACTATGATGCGCTTACGATGAAATATCTGATTGAACGATTTGGTATCGATAAAGTGATTATGGGTTCTGACTATCCTTTCCTATTACGAGAAATTGCACCTGGAAAAGTAGTAGATGAGATAGAGGATTTATCTGATTCGGACAAAAAACTGCTGTTAGGAAAGAATGCTTTGGAATTTTTGAATATAAAGGAGACCGACTATGGAACAAAAGCTGATGACTCCAGAGGAAAAGCTGAAACAATTAGGTCTTGA
- a CDS encoding 4-hydroxyphenylacetate 3-hydroxylase family protein, whose protein sequence is MGIRTGEQYINSLRARKPEVWLGGRKVEDLYSEDVFKQPIHEIAKLYDMQFDPEYQDKITHMCEETGERVNNAFLVPRSHEDLMARSRLFETYARATFGLMGRTPDFLNVVVTSMASNSWFLDKYNPDWSVNIRNYYRHIRDNDLFLTHAIINPQNDRSKASYEQKDLFTHLGTVKETKDGLVVRGAKMLATLAPITDEVIIYSFPGFQPGDERYALAFAIPIDTPGLRIICREPMQDGKRSVFDHPLASRYEEMDAILAFDDVSVPWDRVFMYNNVEAANSLYPMTGIAQQPAHQSGVRGYVKLAFATEVACKVADSIGVDGFLNVQNDLGELVQAVETIRALLRVSEYEYEVTKDGEYRPAPAPLETIRGLLPKMYPRAIEVMQIIGAGGLLMSPTGADFENTELRPDLDKYFGGREGVSAEERVRIFKLAWDLCGEAFGQRLLQYERYYTGDPIRKRAIFYNQYKRKSKFEMAEQALKDTTKPEKNLI, encoded by the coding sequence ATGGGAATCAGGACAGGTGAGCAATACATTAACTCTTTAAGGGCCAGAAAGCCTGAAGTCTGGCTTGGTGGTCGGAAAGTGGAGGATTTATATAGCGAAGATGTGTTCAAGCAGCCAATTCATGAAATTGCCAAACTTTATGATATGCAGTTTGATCCCGAGTATCAGGATAAGATAACGCATATGTGTGAAGAAACAGGGGAACGGGTGAACAACGCGTTTCTTGTCCCAAGATCTCACGAAGATCTTATGGCCCGCAGTAGATTGTTTGAGACTTATGCTCGTGCAACTTTCGGCCTTATGGGAAGAACCCCCGATTTCCTGAATGTAGTGGTCACTTCCATGGCAAGCAACTCTTGGTTTTTGGATAAATACAATCCGGATTGGTCCGTGAATATACGAAATTACTACCGTCACATCAGGGATAATGATTTATTTTTAACACATGCAATCATTAATCCACAAAATGATCGAAGTAAAGCTTCCTATGAACAAAAAGATCTGTTTACTCATTTAGGGACGGTAAAAGAAACAAAGGATGGGTTAGTGGTTAGAGGTGCCAAAATGTTGGCAACATTAGCTCCTATCACAGATGAGGTGATTATCTATTCTTTCCCGGGATTCCAACCTGGTGATGAGAGATATGCGCTTGCATTTGCCATTCCTATTGATACCCCGGGATTACGGATTATTTGCCGTGAACCGATGCAGGATGGAAAACGTTCTGTATTCGATCATCCACTGGCTTCTAGGTACGAAGAAATGGATGCTATTCTTGCGTTTGACGATGTATCGGTGCCATGGGACAGAGTATTTATGTATAACAATGTGGAAGCGGCCAATTCCTTATATCCAATGACAGGAATTGCCCAGCAGCCTGCCCATCAGTCAGGAGTTAGAGGATATGTGAAACTAGCCTTTGCAACAGAGGTCGCATGTAAAGTAGCGGATTCCATCGGAGTAGATGGATTTTTGAATGTGCAAAATGATCTTGGTGAGCTCGTTCAAGCAGTGGAAACAATTCGGGCATTACTACGTGTATCCGAATATGAGTATGAAGTGACAAAGGATGGAGAATACCGTCCGGCACCGGCACCGCTTGAAACCATCAGAGGTCTACTACCGAAAATGTACCCACGGGCAATTGAAGTTATGCAGATTATTGGAGCAGGTGGTTTGCTAATGTCTCCTACAGGTGCCGATTTTGAAAATACAGAATTACGACCGGATTTGGACAAGTATTTTGGAGGAAGAGAAGGAGTGTCAGCAGAAGAACGTGTTCGCATATTTAAGCTTGCATGGGACCTTTGCGGAGAAGCTTTCGGACAACGCTTATTGCAATATGAACGCTATTATACAGGGGATCCAATCAGAAAGAGAGCAATTTTTTATAATCAATACAAGCGAAAGAGTAAATTCGAAATGGCAGAACAAGCTCTGAAGGATACAACTAAACCAGAAAAAAATCTCATTTAA
- a CDS encoding 2-keto-4-pentenoate hydratase — translation MDLLQIAKHVADHQKNGQEMDKISLSHPNMNVEHAYEIQKLSMDQAINNGDRLIGWKMGLTSKAKQLSVGVEEAIYGRLTSSMELTEPTLHIGNLIHPRVEPEFAFILNKELKGDQITVRDVWMATECIFPAIEVIDSRYRNFSFTLEDVVADNASSSKFILGNQAFSPYFTSWDKVGVSMARNGETVQSGVGAAVLDHPVKSIVELVKMLDREGFSVKPGMVVLAGGITEAINVYNGDVIEVHYDQLGTLKLYVEL, via the coding sequence TTGGACTTACTTCAAATTGCAAAACATGTGGCAGATCACCAAAAAAATGGACAAGAGATGGATAAAATTTCTCTCTCTCATCCGAATATGAATGTGGAGCATGCCTATGAAATTCAAAAGTTGAGCATGGACCAAGCTATCAACAATGGAGACAGATTAATTGGCTGGAAAATGGGATTGACCAGTAAGGCAAAACAATTGTCAGTGGGAGTGGAAGAAGCTATTTATGGTAGATTAACATCTTCTATGGAATTGACGGAGCCCACCTTACATATTGGCAATCTCATTCATCCGCGGGTGGAGCCTGAATTTGCGTTTATTCTTAACAAAGAACTGAAAGGAGATCAAATTACCGTTCGTGATGTTTGGATGGCAACAGAATGCATCTTCCCTGCCATAGAGGTGATTGACAGCAGATATCGTAACTTCTCCTTTACGCTAGAGGATGTGGTGGCAGACAATGCATCTTCTTCTAAGTTCATTCTAGGAAATCAAGCATTCTCTCCATACTTCACTTCTTGGGATAAGGTTGGAGTATCCATGGCGAGGAACGGAGAGACGGTTCAATCAGGAGTGGGAGCGGCAGTATTGGATCACCCCGTAAAGTCTATTGTGGAATTGGTGAAAATGTTGGACCGCGAAGGCTTTTCAGTCAAACCTGGAATGGTGGTTCTTGCTGGTGGAATTACGGAAGCAATTAATGTCTATAACGGGGATGTAATAGAGGTTCACTATGATCAGTTAGGAACATTGAAATTGTACGTCGAGTTGTAA
- a CDS encoding IclR family transcriptional regulator, with the protein MISSVLKVAKILDCFTGNEPVLGNQEIAEKLGMNVSTVHHIVSTLCHEGILIQDSRKKYRLGWKLLEWSNHVMYQQDIYSEAIPIVEDLVRQYNGTVHIGMFDAGEVRFVLKVSAKNSVPVPTFVGARKPAYCTSTGKILLSFNPSFIQPTISKGLLQRAPNTITCVKKLKKELDEIREQGYAISNNENELGLYGIAAPIHSYTGQTVAALNMVGPISYMQGEQKQAIIQSVLRTSRQISKELGYISAI; encoded by the coding sequence ATGATATCCTCTGTGCTGAAAGTAGCAAAGATTCTGGACTGTTTTACAGGGAATGAGCCAGTTTTGGGTAACCAGGAAATTGCAGAGAAGTTAGGGATGAATGTAAGTACGGTCCATCATATTGTCAGTACGCTATGCCATGAAGGAATTTTGATACAGGACAGCCGAAAAAAATATCGGCTCGGCTGGAAATTGCTTGAGTGGAGTAACCATGTCATGTATCAGCAGGACATATACAGTGAAGCCATCCCCATCGTAGAGGACCTTGTCCGACAGTATAATGGAACGGTCCATATCGGTATGTTTGATGCCGGGGAGGTGCGTTTTGTCCTAAAGGTTTCTGCCAAAAATTCAGTGCCTGTTCCGACTTTTGTCGGCGCCCGCAAACCTGCTTATTGTACGAGTACAGGGAAAATATTATTGTCTTTCAATCCATCATTCATCCAGCCTACTATTTCTAAAGGTCTGTTACAAAGAGCGCCAAATACCATTACTTGTGTGAAAAAGTTAAAAAAAGAATTGGATGAAATAAGAGAACAAGGTTACGCCATCAGTAATAATGAAAATGAGCTTGGGTTATACGGTATTGCTGCTCCGATCCATTCTTATACTGGGCAAACTGTAGCCGCTCTGAATATGGTTGGTCCCATTTCTTATATGCAAGGGGAGCAAAAACAGGCCATCATTCAAAGTGTTTTGCGGACATCCAGGCAAATTTCAAAAGAGCTTGGTTATATTAGCGCAATTTGA
- a CDS encoding aldehyde dehydrogenase — MQVKEFIPGKIKPIDCRHFIDGDYIDSINLKTFDNINPATEEVIGKVAEGGKEEVDRAVTAARKALKGPWKKYTTKERSDLLRRIGDGILERKEELAVLESMDTGKPYELALEMDITRSAYNFYFFADFLTSMGGESYQQDNVALHYSIRRPVGVVGMINPWNLPLLLLTWKLAPCLAAGNTAVMKPAEWSPMTATVLAEICKNAGVPDGIINLVHGFGADSAGSALTEHPGVDAITFTGETKTGSAIMKAAAPTLKKLSYELGGKNPNIIFADSNLDEVIDTTLKSSFMNQGEVCLCGSRIYVESAIYESFLEKFTARTKELQTGDPFNPATKVGAVISKEHYERVLSYIEIAKEEGGTILTGGGRPDFVDKGYFIEPTIVVGLDRHARCVKEEIFGPVVTVIPFETEEEVLEQANDTHYGLGATIWTNDLRRAHRVAREIEAGIIWINTWYLRDLRTPFGGMKQSGIGREGGMHSFDFYSELSNVTVKL; from the coding sequence ATGCAAGTTAAAGAGTTTATTCCTGGGAAAATCAAGCCGATAGATTGTCGGCACTTTATCGACGGCGATTACATCGATTCTATTAACTTGAAAACCTTCGATAATATAAATCCTGCAACAGAAGAAGTGATCGGTAAAGTGGCGGAAGGGGGGAAAGAGGAAGTTGATCGTGCGGTTACTGCTGCAAGAAAAGCGTTAAAAGGTCCTTGGAAAAAGTATACCACCAAAGAGCGGTCAGATTTATTGCGAAGAATAGGAGATGGAATTTTAGAGAGAAAAGAAGAACTAGCTGTCTTGGAGTCTATGGATACTGGCAAGCCATACGAATTGGCTCTTGAAATGGACATCACCAGATCTGCTTACAACTTTTATTTTTTCGCAGACTTTTTAACATCTATGGGAGGAGAATCCTACCAACAAGATAATGTGGCGCTTCATTATTCTATTAGAAGACCGGTAGGAGTCGTTGGGATGATCAATCCTTGGAATCTACCTTTACTCTTATTGACTTGGAAATTAGCCCCATGTCTTGCGGCAGGTAATACTGCGGTCATGAAGCCTGCGGAATGGTCCCCAATGACAGCAACTGTTCTGGCGGAAATTTGCAAAAATGCAGGTGTACCAGATGGGATCATTAATCTCGTGCATGGTTTTGGAGCTGATTCGGCCGGTTCTGCATTAACCGAGCATCCAGGTGTGGATGCAATTACTTTTACAGGGGAAACCAAAACTGGATCTGCAATCATGAAAGCGGCAGCTCCTACGCTTAAAAAGTTATCTTATGAGCTAGGTGGGAAAAATCCAAATATCATCTTTGCGGATTCCAACTTGGATGAGGTTATTGATACAACGCTCAAATCGAGTTTCATGAACCAAGGGGAAGTATGCCTTTGTGGTTCAAGAATCTATGTGGAGAGTGCAATCTATGAATCGTTTCTTGAAAAGTTCACTGCCAGAACTAAAGAACTACAAACCGGAGATCCTTTTAATCCAGCTACAAAAGTAGGTGCAGTGATCAGTAAAGAACACTACGAACGGGTCCTCTCCTATATTGAAATAGCGAAAGAAGAAGGCGGGACCATTTTGACAGGTGGAGGGAGACCTGACTTTGTTGATAAAGGGTATTTCATTGAACCGACGATTGTCGTTGGACTAGATAGACATGCAAGATGTGTCAAAGAAGAAATCTTCGGCCCTGTCGTCACCGTTATTCCGTTTGAAACAGAAGAAGAAGTATTGGAGCAAGCTAATGATACTCATTATGGGCTGGGTGCAACAATCTGGACGAATGATCTTCGCCGTGCACATCGTGTTGCAAGAGAAATTGAGGCGGGAATCATCTGGATCAATACTTGGTATTTAAGAGATTTAAGGACTCCATTCGGTGGGATGAAGCAAAGCGGTATTGGCAGGGAAGGCGGCATGCACAGCTTTGATTTTTACAGTGAATTGTCGAATGTTACGGTAAAACTTTGA
- a CDS encoding RidA family protein codes for MEQKLMTPEEKLKQLGLELRDIRPAVGNYVSHVKVGNLIFTAGQGVDQYHGKLGRDFTIEEGYLASRQSMLNLLSVLKHELGELSRVKKIVKMLGFVNSTEDFTDQPKVMNGASDLLVEVFGDRGKHARSAVGMAQLPNNTAIEIELIVEVAE; via the coding sequence ATGGAACAAAAGCTGATGACTCCAGAGGAAAAGCTGAAACAATTAGGTCTTGAGTTAAGAGATATACGTCCGGCAGTCGGTAACTATGTCAGTCATGTCAAAGTAGGTAATCTGATTTTCACCGCAGGCCAAGGGGTAGATCAATATCATGGCAAATTGGGCAGAGACTTTACCATTGAAGAAGGGTACCTTGCTTCCCGCCAGTCGATGCTAAATCTATTAAGTGTTTTAAAGCATGAGCTAGGTGAATTAAGTAGGGTGAAAAAAATCGTTAAAATGTTGGGCTTTGTCAATAGCACAGAAGATTTTACTGATCAGCCTAAGGTGATGAACGGGGCATCAGACTTATTGGTTGAGGTATTCGGTGATAGAGGAAAACATGCCCGTTCTGCAGTAGGCATGGCACAACTGCCTAACAATACGGCCATCGAAATAGAATTGATTGTTGAAGTTGCAGAGTAA
- a CDS encoding 2-keto-4-pentenoate hydratase translates to MTIQTREFSDLLMNAEKTRKGVSPLTNMNPDLTVKEAYNIQMDNIQVKLENGETISGKKIGLTSLAMQQLLGVDEPDYGHLLQSMEVRNGGVISRRQLLEPKVEGEIAFFLKKDLTGPNVTVEDVLDATEYVVAALEVVDSRVAGWKIKLCDTIADNASSGLYVLGDKKLQPHQINLKEEKMSFYKNQQLMNEGVGKAALGDPAYCVAWLANKLAEFGITLKANEVILSGALSAAVKAEEGNEFVAKFQTLGEVKVKFE, encoded by the coding sequence TTGACCATTCAAACGAGAGAGTTTTCAGACCTGTTGATGAACGCTGAAAAAACAAGAAAAGGTGTATCGCCTTTAACGAATATGAACCCGGACTTAACAGTGAAAGAAGCATACAACATTCAAATGGATAACATTCAGGTGAAGCTAGAAAATGGAGAAACAATCAGTGGGAAAAAAATCGGACTTACGTCACTGGCCATGCAACAGCTTCTTGGTGTAGACGAACCCGACTATGGTCACCTTCTTCAATCAATGGAAGTGAGAAATGGTGGGGTTATTTCACGCCGGCAACTTCTCGAACCGAAAGTGGAAGGAGAAATAGCATTCTTTTTAAAAAAGGACTTAACTGGTCCCAATGTGACGGTGGAGGATGTATTGGATGCGACAGAATATGTTGTTGCTGCATTAGAGGTTGTGGACAGTCGCGTAGCAGGATGGAAAATCAAACTATGTGACACGATAGCGGATAATGCTTCTTCTGGCCTGTACGTGTTAGGGGATAAAAAGCTCCAGCCGCATCAAATTAACCTTAAGGAAGAGAAGATGTCGTTTTATAAGAATCAACAATTAATGAATGAAGGTGTCGGGAAAGCGGCTTTAGGAGATCCAGCCTATTGTGTCGCTTGGCTTGCTAATAAACTAGCTGAGTTTGGAATTACATTGAAAGCGAATGAAGTAATCCTCTCAGGTGCCTTATCCGCGGCAGTTAAAGCAGAAGAGGGCAACGAATTCGTGGCCAAATTCCAAACACTCGGAGAGGTAAAAGTAAAGTTTGAATAA
- the dmpG gene encoding 4-hydroxy-2-oxovalerate aldolase, protein MKRDVWITEVALRDGSHAISHQFTVDQVRKVAKALDDADVPVIEVSHGDGLGGSSLQYGLSHTNEMDLISAATEVVTKAKIVVLLLPGIGTVQHLKEAASRGAKVARIATHVTEADVSKQHISFAKELGLEAVGFLMMSHMAPTEKLLEQASLMESYGADVVYVVDSAGALLPHQVKERVHCLRNSLDVPIGFHAHNNLSLAVANSLVAIEQGATRIDGSIRCLGAGAGNTQTEVLVSVLDRLNIQTGIDVYKMMDVAEEIVAPILQKPQEITREGLLLGYAGVYSSFLVHANKAAKQFKVDAKDILIELGKRKVVGGQEDMIVDIAAEMAKKTVKA, encoded by the coding sequence TTGAAACGTGATGTATGGATTACTGAGGTTGCTTTAAGGGATGGCAGTCATGCTATCAGTCATCAATTTACCGTGGATCAAGTGAGGAAAGTTGCCAAAGCATTGGATGATGCGGATGTTCCTGTTATTGAAGTGTCCCATGGTGATGGACTCGGAGGATCTTCCCTTCAATACGGATTGTCGCATACAAATGAAATGGATTTGATCAGCGCCGCAACAGAAGTTGTGACCAAAGCGAAAATAGTCGTTTTGTTGCTTCCCGGGATAGGTACTGTTCAGCATTTGAAAGAAGCGGCAAGCCGTGGTGCCAAAGTAGCCCGAATTGCTACTCATGTCACGGAAGCGGATGTATCTAAGCAGCATATATCTTTTGCAAAAGAGCTTGGCCTAGAAGCTGTTGGTTTTCTGATGATGTCTCATATGGCGCCAACAGAAAAATTGCTTGAACAGGCAAGCTTGATGGAAAGCTATGGAGCGGATGTCGTTTATGTAGTTGATTCTGCGGGGGCTCTTTTACCACATCAAGTAAAAGAAAGAGTTCATTGTTTGCGAAACAGTTTGGATGTACCAATTGGGTTCCATGCTCACAACAATCTCTCATTAGCGGTGGCCAATTCGTTAGTAGCTATTGAACAAGGGGCAACCAGAATAGATGGAAGCATTCGTTGCCTTGGGGCCGGGGCTGGTAATACACAGACAGAAGTGCTGGTCTCTGTACTAGACAGGCTAAATATTCAGACTGGTATTGATGTATATAAAATGATGGATGTGGCCGAGGAAATTGTCGCGCCTATTTTGCAGAAGCCGCAAGAAATCACAAGGGAAGGACTGCTGCTTGGATATGCAGGCGTATACTCTAGTTTCTTGGTTCATGCAAACAAAGCGGCAAAACAGTTTAAGGTAGATGCAAAAGATATATTAATAGAATTAGGCAAACGAAAAGTAGTCGGCGGACAAGAAGACATGATTGTCGATATTGCTGCTGAAATGGCCAAAAAGACCGTGAAAGCTTAA
- a CDS encoding acetaldehyde dehydrogenase (acetylating), producing MGKVKVAIIGSGNIGTDLMLKLHRSKSLELTAMIGIDPHSDGLRRAKAYGHTIIMNGVDGFLEKPDLADILFDATSAKAHYRHAEALNKTGKHLIDLTPAAIGPFVVPTVNLLEHINKPVVNMVTCGGQATIPIIHAVSQVCEVEYAEIVATIASKSAGPGTRMNIDEFTTTTARAMEKIGGAKNGKAIIILNPAEPPILMRDTVYCQVQNAKGKEEQISAAIARRVEEIQEYVPGYRLRTEPIFDGDKVSIFIEVKGAGDYLPDFSGNLDIMTAAAVKVGEEKANRLAGKRTKAVKAT from the coding sequence TTGGGGAAAGTGAAAGTAGCGATTATTGGTTCAGGAAACATCGGTACAGATCTAATGCTTAAACTTCATCGTTCCAAGTCCCTGGAACTGACGGCCATGATTGGCATAGATCCTCACTCAGATGGCCTTAGACGTGCAAAGGCTTACGGTCATACCATAATTATGAATGGAGTGGATGGTTTTCTAGAAAAGCCGGATCTTGCAGACATCCTTTTTGATGCAACCTCTGCTAAAGCCCATTACAGGCATGCAGAGGCTCTGAATAAGACGGGAAAACATCTGATCGATCTTACTCCCGCAGCTATCGGTCCATTTGTCGTCCCTACCGTAAACCTGTTGGAGCACATAAATAAACCTGTAGTGAACATGGTTACTTGTGGTGGACAAGCTACCATCCCAATCATTCATGCTGTCAGTCAAGTGTGCGAAGTGGAGTATGCGGAAATTGTTGCAACTATTGCAAGTAAAAGTGCTGGTCCTGGGACACGTATGAATATAGATGAATTTACTACTACTACAGCCCGTGCCATGGAAAAAATAGGTGGAGCTAAAAATGGTAAAGCGATCATTATTCTGAATCCTGCAGAACCACCGATTTTAATGAGAGATACGGTTTACTGCCAAGTGCAAAATGCGAAAGGAAAAGAAGAACAAATAAGTGCCGCGATAGCTAGACGTGTAGAAGAAATTCAAGAGTATGTACCAGGTTATAGACTTCGCACAGAACCGATTTTTGATGGAGATAAGGTCAGTATTTTCATAGAAGTAAAGGGAGCGGGGGATTACCTGCCAGATTTCTCAGGTAATCTGGATATCATGACTGCAGCAGCTGTAAAAGTAGGAGAAGAAAAAGCAAATAGATTGGCAGGAAAAAGAACTAAAGCAGTTAAAGCTACATAA